A stretch of DNA from Candidatus Flexicrinis affinis:
ACGGGTGGGCGGGCGTCCGCGACCCGTCTCGGCTCGATGTGCGCAACGAACCGTCGAGCAGCATGATCGCCACCATGCACTTCTTCCGGCCGACCTTTGCGCGCATGATTGCGCCGCAGTTCGAGTACGACAACCGCGAGCTGTCGATCGCGGCACTGATCGATGCCCTGTTAGAACGCCCATGAAGGGGAGCGTTTTCCGTGTTTAGGTATCTTTAAGGATTGTGCATGACGCACAAACAATTCGCTGTCCCATCACGCCCAATCTTCTGATATGATGAAATGCGAGGCGTTATGTGCACAGTGAATATGGCCGGGTCTTGGGAAATATTGGGATATCCGGTTTACAAATTCGCGAAATTGTGCAGATAATGCTGTAGGTCAATGCATCATTGACTTCGGTTCCCTTCATCCAACGGCAAGGAGGTCCCCAACTCCGCAAGACGTCCATTCCAGCCACGGATATGACGCGCCTTAAACTATCGGAAGAGGGCCGGCGCACACTGCGCGGGCGATCAGCAGAGGTGAAACCGTGATCCAAGAACTCATGGCACGTGCAGAACAGCGCGGGTACGTGACATATGATGACATCCTCGAACTGCTGGAGGATGAGGGAGAAGATCTAAATTTAGACACGGTTCTTTATGAGTTAGACGAGTTAGGCATCGAATACCGACACGAAAGCGAACTGGTCGGCATGTCGGTGCTGGACGATACAGAAACAGACTACGATCTCGACGAAACCGCGCCCGACCCGATGTTGGGCGACATCAACGCCGTCAGCGCCGACGACCCGGTTGGCCTGTATTTCCGCCAAATGGCGCAAGAACCTCTCCTCAGCGCCGCAGACGAAGTAGACCTCGCCAAACGAATCGAATACGGAAAAATCGCCGCCGAAGTGATGGCTCGCCGCGGTCACACGCTCGACGCCGAGCGTATCGCCCGCTATGAGGCACTCGTGCTCGAAGGGCAGGCCGCCCGTGAGCATTTGGGACGTGCCAACACCCGCCTCGTCGTCAGCATCGCGAAGCGCTATATGTCGCAGGGGCTTCCCTTCCCCGATTTGATTCAGGAAGGCAACGTCGGCCTGATGCGCGCGGTCGATAAGTACGATTACAAGCGCGGCAACCGCTTCAGCACGTACGCGACATGGTGGATCCGTCAGGCGATCACCCGCGCGCTGGCACAGAAGACCCGCACGATCCGCATCCCGCTGCACATGACCGAGCGCATCCGCCAGATGTACCGCACGGCGCAGCAGCTGGAGCAGGTGCTGGGCCGCCGCCCGACGGCCGAGGAAATCGCCGCCGAGATGGACGTCCCGCTTGAGACGATCCGCGGCATGATGGACGCCAGCCAGCACGCGGTCGCGCTCGAACGCCCGGTCGGCGACGACGGCGACACCGAATTTGGCGACTTCATCGAAGATCAGGACACGCTCAGCCCGGTCGACGCCGCCATCCAGCACTTGCTGGAGGAGACGATCGAGCAGGTGCTCGGCGAACTGACGAACCGCCAGAGCAGCATCTTGCGCTTGCGTTTCGGCCTCGGCGGCGGGGAACCGCACACGCTCGAGGAGATCGCCAACAAGTTCGGCCTGAGCCGGGAACGTATCCGTCAGCTCGAGAAGGAAGCGCTGCGCCGCTTGAAGTCGCCGCGCCTCTCGGTCGCCCTGCGCGATTATCTCGGCTAGACACCGGATCTATTCACCCCAAGCCCCGCCTCCGCGCGGGGCTTTTGATTCGCAAACCGAAAGACGGATGCGTGCTACACTGCGCTCAGATTGGCGCCATCCCTGAGGCCGCAATGTCCGAAGCCGATACGATCGACCCGAACAGCCTTCCGCTCACTGTGGACTCGCTCACCGAACAGCTTGCCGCGAGCGGGCTATCGGCCGGACAGACGGTACTGGTGCATACTCGCATGAGCGCGCTCGGGTGGATTGCAGGCGGGCCGGTGGCCGTCATACAGGCGCTGCTGCGCGTACTCGGACCGTCTGGCACGTTGATGATGCCAGCCTTCTCGCCGGACACGACCGAGCCGGCCAACTGGGTCAACCCGCCGGTTCCGCCGCATTGGGTGCCGATCATCCGGCAGCACACCCCGGCATTCGATCCGGCCATCACGCCGACCTTCAACGTGGGTATCGTTGCCGAGTTGTTCAGGCGCTGGCCGGGGACATTGCGAAGCGCGCATCCTGAGGCGTCGTTCGCGGCAGTCGGTCCGAACGCGGCGTATCTGCTGGGGGGCAAGCCGTCGCTGACGTACATTTTCGACTCGGAGTCTCCGCCCGCACGGCTGTACGAACTCGATGGTCATGTCCTAATGCTTGGGCTCGATCACAGCAAGAACACGTCGCTGCATATGGCGGAATATCGCGCGGACCTCCCGCACAAGTTTCGCAAAGAGGGCGTGGCGATGTACGTGGACGGCGTGCGTCAGTGGGTTTCCTACGATTTCTTCAATCTGGACGACAGCGACTTTTCCCAGCTCGGCGCAGACTACGAAGCGGCGCATGCGATCGTGCCGGGACGAGTTGGGCGCGGCGAGGCGCACTTCACCCGGCAGCGGCCGCTGGTCGACTTTGCCGTGACATGGATGGAACAACACCGCCGCTGACCCGTCCAGATATGCTATAATCGTCGCACGGATGTTCCATAGTCGGGAGTGGTTCGGGGCGCTGCCCCAAGCCCCGGCAGGAGTTTGCACTCCTGCACCTCGCTTCTCGCGGATGGATGCCGCATGCGGCATCCATCCGCAGATCGGGGAGTCCAGAGGGCGTAAGCCCTTTGGAGGTCATTTGACTTCACATACACAGCGCAGGGATCATGGCAAAGTCACGCACGTCCTACGTATGCACCAACTGCGGCCGCAAGAGCGCCGCGTATCTTGGCCGCTGCCCGCAGTGCGGGGAATTCAACACCTATCAGGAAGTGGTCGAAGAAGTGCGCAAGCAGGCCGCCAACGCGCCGCAGCGCAAAGCACCGGGGGCGATGCGCGCCGAACCACAGACCTTGCGGCAGATCAGCGGCGATCAGGGCGAACGCTATTTTGTGCCCATGGGCGAAGTCAACCGTGTGCTTGGCGGAGGCCTCGTGCCGGGGAGCATAACCCTGATCGGCGGGGAACCGGGGATTGGAAAGTCGACCCTGCTCACGAATCTTGCCGGCCTCCTTGCCGATACGATCGGCACGGTGCTGTACGTCAGCGGTGAGGAGTCGGCGCAACAGATCAAGATGCGCGCCGAGCGCCTGAACGTCACGTCCGACAGCCTGTACCTGCTGACCGAGACCGTGCTGGAGAACATCTTCGAGCATGTCGCCCGGCTCAACCCTGCCGTGCTGGTGATCGACTCGATTCAAACCACGTATACCGAGTCACTTGAAGGCTCGCCGGGGCTGGTCGGGCAGGTGCGCGAGTGCGCGAGCCGACTGCAAGGACTGGCGAAATCGTCTGGCGTGAGCGTGTTCCTCGTCGGGCACGTCACCAAAGAGGGCCAGATCGCCGGGCCGCGCGTGCTGGAGCACATCGTCGATACCGTGCTGTATCTGGAAGGCGACCCGTTTCAGGCGTTCCGCCTGCTGCGCAGCGTGAAGAACCGCTTTGGCGCGACCAGTGAAGTCGGTGTGTTCGAGATGCAGGGCGCGGGGATGGTCGAGGTACCTAATCCGTCCGAGGCGTTTCTGGCCGAGCGCGTCGTGAATGCGCCGGGGTCGTGCATCGCCGTGACGCTGGAAGGCACGCGCCCGCTGTTGGTCGAGATGCAGGCGCTGACCAGCCCGACCAGCTTCGGCAATCCGCGCCGGACGCCCAACGGGGTCGACATCAACCGCCTGCTGCTGATCAGCGCCGTGTTGAGCAAACGCTACGGGCTGCGCCTGCACGAGCAGGACATCTTCGTCAACGTCGTCGGCGGCATGAAGATCAGCGAACCGGCCTCCGATCTGGCGATGGCGGTATCGATGGCGTCGAGCTACTTCGACGTGCCGGTGCCGGCCGATATGGTGATCATGGGCGAGATCGGCCTGAGCGGCGAGGTGCGCGCGGTGAGCCAGCTCGGCGTGCGCTTGAACGAGGCGGCCAAGATCGGCTTCCGCAAGGCGGTCGTGCCGAAGATGCGCCGCGCCGTGGACGGACTGCCCAAGGGCCTCGAACTGCTGCCCGTCCGCTCGCTCGGCGACGCGCTCAAGGCGTCGGGGGTGAAGGGGTAGGGTGTAAGGGGAACGGGGAGAGGGACGCCGCGCATCGCGCCGAAAACGGGACGCCATAGTTGCCGTCCCTACCACGCCGCGGCGATGACTGACGGTGGATGCGCGGAACAAACGTGTCTGGTAGGGACGCGATGTACCGCGCCCAGAACGCTGATGAATGACGCCGGGACGTCATGGTTGCCGTCCCTACCACGCCGCGGCGATGACTGAGCGGAGCTAGAATTGCGGTCAATTGTAGACGTAAAATCGTTCGTGCTTGTACGCCGGAGGAAGGATGTCACGAAATCGCCGGTCGCCTCGCTTGAGAGGGCATGGTTACAGCCGAACCGCAACCTACTTCGTAACAGTGTGTACGCACCAGCGCGAACTGATATTCGGTTCCGTCTACGACATGCATGTGAGCCTATCTACCGCAGGGGCAGTGGTCGACACAGCCGCCAAATCAATCCCTGACCACTATAACCACGTGGCGCTGGATTGCCATATCGTGATGCCGAACCACATCCATTTGCTTCTCTCGCTTTATGAAAGACCTGATGCCAATGTCGCCCCGCTTGGCGTCGTCATTGGGACGTTCAAGGCACAGGTAACGCGCGAGGTGAACCGGATCGATTCCGCTTTCGGCAGGATCTGGCAATCCCGTTATCACGATCACATCGTGCGTTCACCCGACGAACTCGAACGAATTCGCGCCTATATCCGTTTCAACCCGGTAAACTGGCAAGATGATACGTTCTTTGTCGACTACACATGACGTCGCGGCCGGCGAGAAATGCGCCACTAGTAGGGACGCGATGTATCGCGTCCCATATGCACCAAGATAAGGAAAAAGGGTAATCTTTTCGCCTCTCACCGCAGAAAAGAGACCCTTCTTCCATGACAACCATAACGGAACTGAGCGAAACGCTGCAAGGTCTGTTGAGTACAACAGCCAATGAGTTGGCAAAAAAACGGGATTCATCCGTCGGCAGCGAAAAGTCACGGGAGCAGGGTTTGCCCAGACGCTGGTGCTTGGCGGGCTGATGGCCCCGGCAGCGACGCGGCGCGAACAGCAGCACCATGCTGTGCAGGTTGGAATGCCGATCAGTACGCAAGGACTGGAACAGCGTTTCACAGCGACCGCGGTGACGTTCATGCGGCAGTTACTCGAGGAAGGGCTGCGGCAGACCATTCGAAGCGAGCAGCAAGGGACGGTGTTGCCGTCATTCAACGGCGTCTACATCAGCGACTGCAGTCGGGTCGAGTGGTTGGCAACGGGCGTGAAACTGGCGGTACGCTGGGAGTTACAGCGCGGGCAGTTGGAGATTCAACTGCGGGAACTACGAGAGAACGACCAGAAGAGCGCGGTGGTAGACGCGGCGCTGCCCGAAGGTGCGCTGCATCTGAACGATCTGGGTTTCTTCAAGCTGACCCGCTTCCAGCGCTGGAATGAGCAGGGTGTGTTCTGGCTCACCCGCTTCAAAGTCGGCACGACCGTGTTCACCACAGAGGGAGAACCGCTCGATCTGCTGCAGCATTTGAAACAACTGCCCGGACCGCAGTGTCTGCCTGTTCAAGTCGGGAACCAAGCGCGTCTGTCTGCTTACTTGATAGCGGCCCCCCATCCCGCGCCAAGCGCTGCAAACGCGGATGGCGCGGCTAAAAGAACAAGCACGGCTGGACCAACGCCCGACCTCCCCCGTCAAACCGCCTTCGCGCGCTGGACGATCTATCTGACCAACATCCCCGACTTGACCTTCGACCAAGCTCACACCCTCGCGCGCACGCGCTGGCAAATTGAGCTGCTGTTCAAGCTCTGGAAGTCTCATGGTCAGATCTTGCGCTCACGCACGGCCGATCCCTGTCGACAACTCTGTCAGGGCTACGCCAAGCTCTTGGCGGTTTTGGTCGCCCACTGGATGCTGTTGGTCGCTGGCTGGTCCCTTGACAACCTCGGCTCTCTCGATGCGCTTCGCCTCGTCCGCACGCATACACCTCTGCTCATGCGCGCCTTCACATGCCCACCCCTCTGGCGTGTCCTCTGGCTCTGGCTCACCGCCGATCTGCGTCTCGCCGCACGCCGTTCCAAACGGGCCAAAGTCCCTCTCGCTTTCCAACTCTGGCAGGTTTTCGACTTCTCATGGTCTTAACTTGGTGCATATGGGACGGGCACGCCGTCCATCCCAACCTCCTACAACGGATCAGCGGTGACGCCGCCGGCGCCCAGGAATCAGGTTTCAGTTGGCAGCCGGATTTCGGCCGCGGAATTCTGATCGCACGATTTGGGATATCCCGATCTGACAGGGTGCCGCGTCCCCTCGAGTATTGAGAATCAAGCAGAAGTTGCGACAAGGTTGGGATATACCACCTTATCCCAAAATATCGCAAATTCGCGCACCCTGTGTTGTTTAACACCGGAGGCTTTATGTTAAGTTTCGATTAAAATCCCGCCGTAACACGTCCGGTTTGGCGGGGATTGCTTATCCCAACCGATTCCCGATATCCCAAATTGCGCGACAGACTTGTTACAATCGCGCACAGTTTGGGATATATCGCATTTATCGCAGCCGCCATGAACCCTGATTTACTCAAGCAAGGCCCCGGCCCGCGCCTCGCCATGATCGAAGGCGCCAACGCGCAGAACATCGCAGAGACGCTGGTCGCATTCGCCAATGCCGAGGGCGGCCTACTGGTGGTTGGGGTCTCGGACGACGGCAAGCCGATCGAAGGGACGCTCGAATCCGAGGCGCTCGAAGACGCGCTCAAAGCCGCAGATGCGCTGTGCAGTCCCACCGTCGTCACCGGCAGTTGGGAAGAGTTGATGATCGACGGCAGCAGGGCGTACAGCCTGCGCGTGCCGCGCTCGATCGAACTCCACTCGCTGATCGACGGGCGCGTGCTGATCCGAGGCGATGCACAGAATCGTCCTGTCGGCGGTCAAGAACTGCTGCGACTTGCCAGCGCCAAGACCACCGGCGACTTCGAGGCGACCTCGCTCACCGGCGCGACCAAAGACGACTTCAGCAAGAAGATCCTCGACGAATACATGGCCAAGCGCGCGGAGCGCACCAAGCGCCCGTTCACCGGCACACAGGACGACCTGCTAAAGGAGATCGGCGCAGTCGACCAAACCGGCAAGCCGACCGTCGCGGGACTGATGTTGTTTACCGACTATCCGCAAGAGTGGCTGCCGCAAGCCAGCGTCGTCTTCATCAAGTTCCTCGGCCGCACCCCGCGCGGCGAGAACGGCCTCGCCGGGTATATCCGCCGCGAGGAGCTCAACGGCCCGCTGCCGCGCCTGATCGAAAGCGCGTGGAATATCGTGTGGAGCGAGATGGCCGTCGGCGGCGTCGTCAAGGGCTTGGAGCGCGAGGACACGCTCGAGTACCCCCAGTTCGCTGTCCGCGAGGCGATCGTCAACGCCGTGTGCCACCGCGACTACCGGCTCAAGGGCCGCCGCATCGAGATCCGCATGTACAGCGACCGGTTGGAGGTCATCTCGCCGGGCGGACTGCCGGGATTCATCACCATCGAGAACATCAAGGATGAGCACTTCAGCCGCAACCCGCGCATCGTCAACGGGCTGTTCCAGTGGGGTTACATCGAAGAGCTCGGCCTCGGCATCGACCGCATGATCGAGGTCATGGAGCAGAACGGCCGCAAACCGCCCGATTTCGACGCCCGCCCCTACAGCTTCGCCGTGACGCTGTACAACGAGCGCGTCAAGCAGCAGCCCCCGGAATGGTCGCGCAACACCAACTACCGGCAGGCGCGCGCGCTCCAGTACATCAAAGAGCACGAGCAGATCACCAACCGCGAGTTCCGCGACCTGTGCCCCGGCGTGAGCGCCGAGACCCTGCGCCTTGATCTTGCCGACCTTGTCGAGAAGGGCATCCTGCTCAAGATCGGCAGTAAGAAAGGCACCCACTACATCCTGAAGGTGGGGAAATAAGGGGAGAGATTAAGGGGAAACGGGTTAAGGAACCAATTGTCAGTCGTCAGTTGGCAGCATCCCTCAACCCGAAATTCGTAGGGACACGGCAAATGCCGCGTCCGGCCTGTGATGCGCGGCCACTGTAACCGTGGATGCCACATACACGACGTTGTGCTATCGGGGATCCGGCAACAGAATCCAGTCGTCGTAGAAGATCGGCTGTCCCCACTCCAGTGTCGCAATCGGGCTGTCGAGGACCGGTGAGAGATCGACGAGGTCAAGGACGTCGGGCAGCAGGGCTGAGTCTGCCCGGTCATACCATGCTGGGAAGAACCCGAGCTCTACTCGATATTCGCCTGTAGCTAATGCCGCGCGTTCGTTCCACCGGTCGTAGGCCAGTGCGCGGACGGGCAGCACCGGCATGTTGAGCACGCCACCGACACTCGGTTCATGCCCCCGGCCCAACTTCCATGAATGGCTCGATGCCCAGCATTGCGAATCGGAACAGCTCACAACGCCGAAATGGTCATTGCGATACGGAAAGATCAGCGGATTGTCGAACGTCTCAATGAAGATCGGGCATGTCTCGGCGAGCGGGGCCGTGCACGCACGCTGAGGATCGGCGAACCGATCGGCCGACGGGTCACCGGGTACGACGTAGACGATGTTGTTCTCATCCGGCGTCGCGACGGCCCTTTCATAGTGCGTGCCGGCCGAGATGTCGTAGAGTCGCCACGAATCTGCGCCTCCCACACGGACGAAGCGCCCTGTGCGTGAAATGTCCGACAACGCTTGTTCGCCGTCACCCGTAACCACCAGGGCTGTCGGAGCACCCGAATCGAAAAGGTCCCACACCCAAACCCCACGCGCATCCTGAAACGCGATCGTACTGCTGTCGGCGCTCCACATGACGAGCGGAGCCGCCGACTCCGATTCAAGTGCAGTCTCTGCGACTTTCTGCAGCGTGAGGCGCTGCCCGCGAAGCGATACCTCACGGTTCTCCAGCAGATAGACCGTGAGGCGTGTAGGTTCGAATACTGCCGCAAAGTCACTATCGGGCGAGAATAAGACGCCATGCCCGGGAACCCGGATCAGCGGATTGACCACCGACTCCTCAGGAGCTGGATCGAGAAACACATACTGAAGCCCGACATGCTGTCCATCGACGCGGAATGCGACATGGATTCCGTCGGGCGAAATCGCGATCGGGTCATGCTCGGTCATCCGGGTCACTGTCCGATCCGGATTGACCCGATACTGCTGCCCCGACTCTGATGTAACAAGCAAGAAGCGCGGCAGCGGCATGCGTGCATCCGAGAAGTCCGGCGCCACAGATTCTAGCCGACCGCCGGCTTCTAGCAGAAGCTCCTCGAACTGCACCGTATCAACCGCGCGAACGCGGGTCATGCCGTCCAACTGCTCGGAGAATTCGACGTGTCCCGCCTCGACGCTAAAAGTCGCAGTCGTCGTGTTCGCTACAGGCTTGTCGGTGTAAGTCCCATCACCATTATTGGCCAGTGCAAAGTATCCGGTCATCCCGGGTTTGAGCAGCACACCTGCGCCGGTCTCGGCGCAACCGACATCATAGTTCCGCTTCATGGTGGCGATGTGCATCGCGACAGGCACACGCACGACGGCCAGATAGGGCGCACCCATTCCCTTGAAATATGCGTCCACGAGCAGGATCGCGCTGTGTCCCCGTTCATCTGCATCGATAACGGTCGCACTGACGATCACGTCGGCCTGTGAGAGTTGGTTGACCGTAAAGGGGTATGGCCCGGTGCACGCTGCGGCCGGCTGGGCGATGACCGCAAGTGAGACAATCAAGATCGACCACGCTGTCAATCGTAGTAGCGGCATGGCAGTAGTCCGGTTCAACCTACTGTCCAGTCTACGCCACAACCTCCACCATACGCATCTATGCCATCCCTACGACAGCACGATGGTATTGGCACCAAGGCAAGCGAACGCAACACGTCCCGCGATCCTGATGACTGGCTCCTGACAACTGATGCCTGACAACTGCCCTCTCGTCACTGCCCCTCAGTGATGAAGTCCACCACCGCGCTCACGACCTCCGGGCTGCGCAGCGGCATGAAGTGGCGCAGACGCTCGGTCGTCATGAAGCGCGCGTTCGTCCACAACTGCGCGACCCGCTCGCCCAGCGCGTACGGGATCACTTCGTCGTCGCGGTCGTGCACGATCAGCGCGGGGATGTGCGCGACCTTTGGTACGGCGGAGTCTGCGACGTAATCCGGCGACCACACGCCGTACGTCTTCTCGAAATGGGTATACATCAGCGAAAGCATCTCGCGCGGCAGGCCCATCGCGTCGACCCACACCTCCATGATGTAAACGACGCGGTCGAAGGTGCTCATCAGGACGGCGCGCGTGGTCGGGATGCCGAGCGTCGCCATGCCGTAGTAAACGGCTGCGCCGCCAAGCGAGTGCCCGACCAGCGCGTGCGGCGCGCCGAGGTGATCGACGGTCGCTTTGATCGACTCCATGAAATCGACCATGGCGGCGCGCTCGCCGGGAGATTGACCGTGCGCGACAGCGTCAATCGCTGCGACGCGGTATCCCGCCTCGACCAGCGGGCCGACGAACGCCGACCAGCGCCCGGCTTGCATCTCCCAACCGTGCATCATCACGACCAGCGGACCGGCATCGCCCCATTGATGCACGACGATCGGCTTGCCGCGCCAGGTCTCGAGCGCGATCGTGTCTGCTTCGCGCAGGACAGTCTGTTCGCGCCCGCCGGGGCTCGATCGGTTGACGGTGCAGAACAGATCGGCGGCGATCTGCGCGGCTGTCGCCGGCTCATGTTCCAGCCCCCAGTGAATCTGCTCGAGGGTCCGCCGCAGTTCAGGTGAATCGCCGGGGATCGTGACAGGCAGGTGAGTCGACATCGGCTCCTGCTCGCTCTCGTTGTGCTTCGCTCTGGCTATTCTAAACGCCGATCCAGCATGCGCGTAGACCGCAGCGCCGTACCGCGGCATGGGCTGGTGCTGTACTCTGCGCTCATCTGGCCTATAATTCGAGGGTTGTGTTCGCTTGACTGGCGCTGCCAGAGGCCGACTCATGCCGCTCAGTGACATTCACGGAATCCTGTTCAACGCGCACATTCTGTTCTCGTTTGCACTGGGGGTGTGGGCGGCGGTGATCGCCGGGCGCAGTCAGCCCGTCCCCGGCGGCTATTGGGGCGCGGTGATCGTGCAGTCGGTCCTCGCCGGGATCATCGTCGTGTTCGGCGTGATCCTCACCGCCACCGGCGCGCGCCCGGTCGATGGCCGCTTGGAACTGTACTTCCTGTACATGGCGTGGCTGGTCGTCATCATGCCGGGGCTGTTCAGCATGCTGCGCGGGCGCGACGACCGCAGCGCGGCACTGGCGTTTGCCATGTTGGCGTTCTTCAACGCCGGCGTGTCGCTGAGCATGGCCCAACGCCAGATCATCGGGCCGTGGGTGTAAAGAAATGCCGGGTGATGAGTACTGAGAGCGTGTTTGAAAGTTCGGTATGTGATGGTGGGACTACACAACCTCACCCCCGCCTCGATGCGCTCGACTCCCCCTCTCCATGGCCATGGAGAGGGGGCTAGGGGGTGAGGTAGGAACGGAGCACGATGGTTCGCATCACGTATGCACAGCTTGCGAGCGTGCTGGGGGAACAATCCGCCGAGCACGTCCATCGCATCGCCGAAGTCGCTGAGACGATCGGTGTGCGATTCGCGTTGGTCGGCGGCGTGGTGCGCGACGTGATGCTGGGCATGCCGACCACCGACTACGACTTTCTGGTCGACGGCGGCGACATGGGCCTCTCGGCAGCGGCAGAGCTGGCCGGCGCGCTGCGGACGCAGTTTGGCGGCGTGGTCAAGGCGCATGAAGCCTTCGGCACGGCGACGTGGACGGCCCCGGACGCGTTCTTCATCGACGACGGGCTCGTGCCGGAACACTTCGACTTCGCGTCCGCCCGCGCCGAACACTACGAACGCCCCGGTGCGCTGCCGATCCCGGCGGCAACCACGCTCGAGGACGACCTGCGCCGGCGCGACTACGCCGTCAATGCGCTGGCGTTGATGTTGGCGCCGCGCCCTGAATACGGCATCGTGATCGACCGCCACGACGGCCTGCTCGACCTCGACGCTAGCATTTTGCGCGTGATGCATCCGGCCAGCTTCAATGACGACCCGACGCGCATCTACCGCGGCGCGCGGCTGTCGGCGCGGCTCGGATTTACGTTCGCGCCGGAAACAGAAGTGTTGATCCCCGCGGCACTGCCGGTGATCGACTACGTCAGCGGCGAGCGCCTGCGTACCGAACTGCGCCTCATACTGGTCGAGTCGTCGGCGCCGGATGCGCTGACCCTGCTGGACGAACTCGGCGCATTGTCCGCCATTCATCCGGCGCTTGGCGTAACGCGTACGCTGGACGACGACCTGCTGGCCGTCCACGACGATCCCCCTGCCGACCTCGAGACGG
This window harbors:
- a CDS encoding putative DNA binding domain-containing protein — its product is MNPDLLKQGPGPRLAMIEGANAQNIAETLVAFANAEGGLLVVGVSDDGKPIEGTLESEALEDALKAADALCSPTVVTGSWEELMIDGSRAYSLRVPRSIELHSLIDGRVLIRGDAQNRPVGGQELLRLASAKTTGDFEATSLTGATKDDFSKKILDEYMAKRAERTKRPFTGTQDDLLKEIGAVDQTGKPTVAGLMLFTDYPQEWLPQASVVFIKFLGRTPRGENGLAGYIRREELNGPLPRLIESAWNIVWSEMAVGGVVKGLEREDTLEYPQFAVREAIVNAVCHRDYRLKGRRIEIRMYSDRLEVISPGGLPGFITIENIKDEHFSRNPRIVNGLFQWGYIEELGLGIDRMIEVMEQNGRKPPDFDARPYSFAVTLYNERVKQQPPEWSRNTNYRQARALQYIKEHEQITNREFRDLCPGVSAETLRLDLADLVEKGILLKIGSKKGTHYILKVGK
- a CDS encoding CCA tRNA nucleotidyltransferase; protein product: MVRITYAQLASVLGEQSAEHVHRIAEVAETIGVRFALVGGVVRDVMLGMPTTDYDFLVDGGDMGLSAAAELAGALRTQFGGVVKAHEAFGTATWTAPDAFFIDDGLVPEHFDFASARAEHYERPGALPIPAATTLEDDLRRRDYAVNALALMLAPRPEYGIVIDRHDGLLDLDASILRVMHPASFNDDPTRIYRGARLSARLGFTFAPETEVLIPAALPVIDYVSGERLRTELRLILVESSAPDALTLLDELGALSAIHPALGVTRTLDDDLLAVHDDPPADLETAAWCAWLCRLEPDDLKQIAVRLAFSASMAGAVNATAALVRDSEAAHSDTPSVAYRRFHGLPDIAIATAGRVLGGRAYENSEAYLNEWRRTRTVTTGQTLKELGIPPGPRYKYILQHLLDARLDGHIRTPSDEAVLLQILIDRLPADDPA
- a CDS encoding alpha/beta hydrolase, with the protein product MSTHLPVTIPGDSPELRRTLEQIHWGLEHEPATAAQIAADLFCTVNRSSPGGREQTVLREADTIALETWRGKPIVVHQWGDAGPLVVMMHGWEMQAGRWSAFVGPLVEAGYRVAAIDAVAHGQSPGERAAMVDFMESIKATVDHLGAPHALVGHSLGGAAVYYGMATLGIPTTRAVLMSTFDRVVYIMEVWVDAMGLPREMLSLMYTHFEKTYGVWSPDYVADSAVPKVAHIPALIVHDRDDEVIPYALGERVAQLWTNARFMTTERLRHFMPLRSPEVVSAVVDFITEGQ
- a CDS encoding AAC(3) family N-acetyltransferase, coding for MSEADTIDPNSLPLTVDSLTEQLAASGLSAGQTVLVHTRMSALGWIAGGPVAVIQALLRVLGPSGTLMMPAFSPDTTEPANWVNPPVPPHWVPIIRQHTPAFDPAITPTFNVGIVAELFRRWPGTLRSAHPEASFAAVGPNAAYLLGGKPSLTYIFDSESPPARLYELDGHVLMLGLDHSKNTSLHMAEYRADLPHKFRKEGVAMYVDGVRQWVSYDFFNLDDSDFSQLGADYEAAHAIVPGRVGRGEAHFTRQRPLVDFAVTWMEQHRR
- a CDS encoding sigma-70 family RNA polymerase sigma factor; the protein is MARAEQRGYVTYDDILELLEDEGEDLNLDTVLYELDELGIEYRHESELVGMSVLDDTETDYDLDETAPDPMLGDINAVSADDPVGLYFRQMAQEPLLSAADEVDLAKRIEYGKIAAEVMARRGHTLDAERIARYEALVLEGQAAREHLGRANTRLVVSIAKRYMSQGLPFPDLIQEGNVGLMRAVDKYDYKRGNRFSTYATWWIRQAITRALAQKTRTIRIPLHMTERIRQMYRTAQQLEQVLGRRPTAEEIAAEMDVPLETIRGMMDASQHAVALERPVGDDGDTEFGDFIEDQDTLSPVDAAIQHLLEETIEQVLGELTNRQSSILRLRFGLGGGEPHTLEEIANKFGLSRERIRQLEKEALRRLKSPRLSVALRDYLG
- a CDS encoding transposase, with translation MVDTAAKSIPDHYNHVALDCHIVMPNHIHLLLSLYERPDANVAPLGVVIGTFKAQVTREVNRIDSAFGRIWQSRYHDHIVRSPDELERIRAYIRFNPVNWQDDTFFVDYT
- a CDS encoding transposase — its product is MRRQRKVTGAGFAQTLVLGGLMAPAATRREQQHHAVQVGMPISTQGLEQRFTATAVTFMRQLLEEGLRQTIRSEQQGTVLPSFNGVYISDCSRVEWLATGVKLAVRWELQRGQLEIQLRELRENDQKSAVVDAALPEGALHLNDLGFFKLTRFQRWNEQGVFWLTRFKVGTTVFTTEGEPLDLLQHLKQLPGPQCLPVQVGNQARLSAYLIAAPHPAPSAANADGAAKRTSTAGPTPDLPRQTAFARWTIYLTNIPDLTFDQAHTLARTRWQIELLFKLWKSHGQILRSRTADPCRQLCQGYAKLLAVLVAHWMLLVAGWSLDNLGSLDALRLVRTHTPLLMRAFTCPPLWRVLWLWLTADLRLAARRSKRAKVPLAFQLWQVFDFSWS
- the radA gene encoding DNA repair protein RadA; its protein translation is MAKSRTSYVCTNCGRKSAAYLGRCPQCGEFNTYQEVVEEVRKQAANAPQRKAPGAMRAEPQTLRQISGDQGERYFVPMGEVNRVLGGGLVPGSITLIGGEPGIGKSTLLTNLAGLLADTIGTVLYVSGEESAQQIKMRAERLNVTSDSLYLLTETVLENIFEHVARLNPAVLVIDSIQTTYTESLEGSPGLVGQVRECASRLQGLAKSSGVSVFLVGHVTKEGQIAGPRVLEHIVDTVLYLEGDPFQAFRLLRSVKNRFGATSEVGVFEMQGAGMVEVPNPSEAFLAERVVNAPGSCIAVTLEGTRPLLVEMQALTSPTSFGNPRRTPNGVDINRLLLISAVLSKRYGLRLHEQDIFVNVVGGMKISEPASDLAMAVSMASSYFDVPVPADMVIMGEIGLSGEVRAVSQLGVRLNEAAKIGFRKAVVPKMRRAVDGLPKGLELLPVRSLGDALKASGVKG